Proteins from a genomic interval of Qipengyuania sp. JC766:
- a CDS encoding molybdenum cofactor biosynthesis protein MoaE has protein sequence MARLAIATPRDVRLLDRGLSVGEALAAFNAVSPQAGGIVSFVGKVRPDTDVRALEITHYEPLTLPGIEDRAGEASERFGLDGLLAWHRIGTMVPGEAIVLVAAAATHRRDAFAAVDFMMDHLKAGAWFWKRERRSDGWHWIEPRQGDYEDLDRWN, from the coding sequence GTGGCTAGGCTCGCAATCGCCACGCCGCGTGATGTCCGCCTGCTCGACAGGGGGCTTTCGGTGGGCGAGGCTCTGGCCGCATTCAACGCAGTCAGCCCGCAGGCGGGGGGAATCGTCTCCTTCGTCGGCAAGGTGCGGCCGGATACGGATGTGCGCGCGCTCGAGATCACGCATTACGAGCCGTTGACGCTGCCGGGCATCGAGGATCGCGCGGGCGAGGCGTCCGAGCGGTTCGGGCTCGACGGCCTGCTCGCCTGGCACCGGATCGGTACCATGGTGCCGGGCGAGGCGATCGTGCTCGTCGCCGCTGCCGCCACGCACCGGCGCGATGCGTTCGCCGCGGTCGATTTCATGATGGACCACCTGAAGGCCGGTGCGTGGTTCTGGAAGCGCGAGCGGCGCAGCGATGGCTGGCACTGGATCGAACCGCGGCAGGGCGACTACGAAGACCTCGATCGCTGGAATTGA
- a CDS encoding MoaD/ThiS family protein — protein MSVRVLFLGPLRDLAGCEAMELAAPLDWEGLRARLPPALAEAVAQPRVSVACAGRVLSDRTALRASDGDEVALLPPVSGG, from the coding sequence GTGAGCGTGCGCGTGCTGTTCCTCGGCCCATTGCGCGACCTTGCCGGATGCGAAGCGATGGAACTCGCCGCGCCGCTCGACTGGGAAGGTCTCCGGGCAAGGCTCCCGCCAGCCTTGGCCGAAGCCGTTGCGCAGCCGCGAGTCAGCGTAGCCTGCGCGGGCAGGGTCCTGTCCGACCGGACCGCACTCCGCGCGTCGGACGGGGACGAGGTCGCGCTGCTGCCGCCGGTCAGCGGTGGCTAG